The DNA region AGTCGAATGGCAAACGGTTGGATTCCGCAAAAGTCGCAGTGAAGAAAATCAAGGCGCCCAATGGCTGGAAGAAAATACCCCAGTTTGGAAGCCATGAAGAGGAAATCGTGTAGCCCATGAATTGGAAATTCAAAGTTCCTTGTTGAGCCATAGTCATATCGCTCAAGTGGAAAGTTCCGTACATCATGATCACGCCCACGATTGAAAGGCCCAGAGCCAATTCGTAAGAGATCGTTTGAGCGGAAGCGCGAAGCGCACCCATCAAAGAGTACTTATTTCCTGAACCCCAACCCGCCATCAACATTGTGTAAGCAGCCAAGGAAGAAACGCCCAGGATGAATACGATACCAACACCGATATCATAACCTTGAACTAGGAATGTATAAGGACCCCAAGATTGCCCAAACAATTCGAATGTTCCAACGGAGATTGGTGTCGACATCGGAATCGCCGAGAAGGCAACCGCACCTGGAATCAACGCAAATACCGGAGCTGCATAGTACAACAAAGGTTTTGCTGTTGAAGGAACGAAAGCTTCTTTCGTCAAGAACTTCACGGCATCAGCCAACAACTGCATCAACCCCAATGGACCGACACGGTTTGGACCAAGACGATTTTGAATGAAAGCAGAACCGCGACGCTCAACCCATACAAGGATCGGCACGAGTTGAACCATCATCAAAAAGATAACAACGAGCTTTAGCCCGTTGACGATTATTTCGAATGAATCTTTACCCATTCCCATTGATTAATCCCATTCCAATGCTTTTGATTTTACTTCCCAGAACAAACCGAAGATGAACACAGCCAAGAAGAAGGCCATGGATCCAAAAACGACCCCGCCTTGTCCAGTAGCGATGAAATCACGGAACGATGTCGCCCATGGGTACATAAAAATGATTTCGATATCGAAAAGAATGAAGAGGATTGCTGTGAGATAAAACTTCACAGAAACTTTCGTATCTTTTTTATCTAGCGAAGGGAGACCACACTCGTAGGGCTCGTACTTAACCGGATGATAATGCACTTTTCCGCCCGTCTTGATTGATAACCAGACAAGAAAACTGCCAAAAAGCGCAATAAAAATGAC from Bdellovibrio sp. GT3 includes:
- a CDS encoding complex I subunit 1/NuoH family protein: MGMGKDSFEIIVNGLKLVVIFLMMVQLVPILVWVERRGSAFIQNRLGPNRVGPLGLMQLLADAVKFLTKEAFVPSTAKPLLYYAAPVFALIPGAVAFSAIPMSTPISVGTFELFGQSWGPYTFLVQGYDIGVGIVFILGVSSLAAYTMLMAGWGSGNKYSLMGALRASAQTISYELALGLSIVGVIMMYGTFHLSDMTMAQQGTLNFQFMGYTISSSWLPNWGIFFQPLGALIFFTATFAESNRLPFDLAEGESELVAGFHTEYGGFKFNMFFIGEYGHMMIASGLMAIFFFGGYGIPFVSVEQVREWALTVTSNANWASALVALIHFVVFNVKFFFFIWAFVWVRWTLPRFRYDQLMDLGWKTMLPWALANTIITALVIYLASL
- a CDS encoding NADH-quinone oxidoreductase subunit A, whose protein sequence is MALGGIIFIVIFIALFGSFLVWLSIKTGGKVHYHPVKYEPYECGLPSLDKKDTKVSVKFYLTAILFILFDIEIIFMYPWATSFRDFIATGQGGVVFGSMAFFLAVFIFGLFWEVKSKALEWD